AACGACGACCAGATCTCGCTGGACGAATTCAAAGAGGCGGCCAAGAGTGACCCCTCCATTGTATTACTCCTGCAGTGCGACCTCCAGAAATAAGATGAAGGGCGAGCGGAACAAGCCCGACAAGACGCCACCGCCGCTACCGCCACGGACTGCACAGAAAGAATTTCATGTTCCATTCAGTTTGCAGCTATTTCCACTGAACAAATAACAGAAAAAATGCTTGGACGACCTTTCAATGGATCTTGCTTCTTGTGTTTGAAACACTTGTGTGCATGAGAATGTTATTTGCtttaacaaaacacacacacacacacacgtacatataCACAACAGTATGCCACTGTATAATAATGCCACGCACAAATAATATATaaagatatataaatatatatttaaattattttaaaaaaatcaaatgccaAAATGTGAAgtgtgcaatgtttttttttttccctccagttTCATTCTATCGGAGCATCAATGACGTGCTACACTGGATTTTCCGCTATACTCTATTTGTTGTTCCACTGATGCTAGCTGTGCGTGTTTACTTAAATCAACCAAACCAAATTCCTATATGGTTATGCATCTGCCTCTATCTGTCAAATATTAGCTTTAGATAATACAACAGACAAGTGGTTTGTCCGGCGTtaccttctcaaacatgcttgtACTGTcagaaatattaaaaaaaaaaaaaaaaatgtagatatTTTGCATGCCTTTAGGTTCTGCCTTAAAATGCTTAAAACATTTTGCACCCTGCGGTTGAGGACAAGAAAGCCTTATCAAATCTGATAGCTGTAAGGAAAAGATTTATTTTTGAAAGAAAAGGGTGGGGAACCACATCATTGTgggatgccatttttttttctccctgcttATACTGTGGCTGTGTGTCATTGTAGCTGTAGTAACCCTCAACCCCAAACTTTGAGCATCACACACCATCATGAGTCAATTGCACGCCATTGATTAGAAGGGACGAATCTAGAACATACATCCCTGATTaaggatcaatcaatcaattgggTTTTTAAATATTGCCTTTCAACGGCAGAAATTATGAATGTGTTTTTCAACACAATAAATTCCAGACTGATCTTTGCAGGTCAGTACAAATATGGAAATTGAGTAGAAAAGAATTAGGCCTGCATTTCAACTTTTTAGTTCTTTGTCAAAGAGTGCGTTCATTGAAACAAGAGGACAACCCTTCTCGTTAAACAATTAACCCGCTCAGcctttttgtacttttttaatATACGGCGCTCATTGTATGAATGCAAAGTGTCACGAAGGTCAGTCGAAGCGTGGGGCCTTCCCCAGAGAACCCATCATTAACTTTCAGTAAATAAATCCACCCTTCCCATTTTACACTTTAATTCAACCCAGCCTAGTGTTTCATTAGCAATTGTGTTCTAATACTTATTCCTCAGTAGTGTAGCTTGTCCTTTAAAactccacaatttttttttttttttttggggggggagcaTTTCTAACTACATGTCTGTTGTTGCGAAGCTCAAGATGCCAAATGTAAGCAAAAGGCAACTGTGTACAAGAATTCTTTTGTAGCATGTATTGTGTTCCCGATGACATGGCTGCACTACACCCTGTGTTGTGATTTAATCTAATAAAAGGAACTCTATGGGCTGTTTTACCTCTCTTGTTTCAATACAGACAGAAAGACACTCAGCAAATATTAATCAGGCATTATCTGTTTCTAAATGACATTCATATTTTCACTCTAAAATATGTACCAGTAAATAAGTTAATTCTGAGAAAGAACTTTTATTTTAGACAGTGCAACATAATATCGGTCAAAGCTAATTTAAAGTCAATGATCgctaaaaaaagaagaggaaaaatTAATTTCTAGGTCAAATTGTTACAAGAAAAAATCTAAATTCAGGTTAAAACCAAATCTCAGGAAGCAAAACAGCATTCCTGCACTTTATTTCTAATGTAACAATTTTAACCGCTGCATAAAAATAACCCCCTCATATTAACAgaacacaaataaaataaagatgTCCATGGTTATGAATGTGAAAGTACTTGACACAAATTACAAGGAaaacagaatttaaaaaaaaaaaaaaaaataggagacATTTTATGAATTCTATTTTGGGGGATCTGTGTTGATGCCATATTTTTCTTTTAGGagcttcaactgttcctctttcttttttgtgtcCATTTTCTGGAATGCCTGTAAAAATCAcacaagaccaaaaaaaacaatcatgtaAATGAAGATTTAATTACATGCTACGAAGTTAGCTGatttacaaaattaaaaaaaggaaaaggcaTGCACATACCCTGTTTGCGTTGTAGTACAGAACAACCAAGTAGCGGTTGCAGACGTTGAAGCCTGACAGATGATCGCAAGCATTTTTGGCATCGAAAATATCTTCATAAACCACATAGGCTGTTCCTCTTGATTCCGGTGTGTTACCTCTGAAAACAAAGCATGCTCATTGAATTTAAGCTGATACATATTCTTTCTCAAGCTTCTTTCCAGGATGTCGGAGCACTGACTCATAAATACTTGACATACTTACGTTCTGATTTGCCTTATTGGTCCATATTTTCCAAAGATATCATACATCTCCTCCCCTGTGATCTTATAGGGAAGGTTCCTAATGTAGAGGATTCTGTTGACCTCTGGAGGAAGTCGTATCTGCAGATTGACATTCACAGAATAACATTAGAAGATCAATCATCCATTTATGGTCCTCATTTGGGTCACAGGTGAGTTTGGGGTCACAGGGCAGATATAAACATGCTAACCATTTGGTCACAGTGGTGCTATAAAATCAACGTACATATTACAAACATCCCAATGACGTAATGCTAAATGTGTTAAGGTAGACATTTCAATAGGTTAGATAAAACTATGAGGAAAAATGAGTTTAGTGAGGTAAATTTACCGATCGGTAGGCCCGACTGTGATTGCGTTGGTAGGCTATCTAGTTAGCAAACAACGGTGTGCTAAACATCGAGTAACAGAGTGCAACATTTACCTCAAACGATATTAAAAAACATGAAGTAAACACTTACGTTCGCACGTTTCGCTGCTTGCATAGCCATGTTGACTAAATTTCTTTGTTTTAGTGGGAGAGATTGAAAATGTAGGCTAACAACAATAGCGTGTGTACGCCGTCAACTCGAGATTGGAGCGTCGCCTGTTGATGACACACTTCCTGTATCGGATTTGGGCTAGCCTGCCCCCTACAGGGTAAATGGAAAATGACGCTAGTTTTTAGTTGTTGCTAATTTAAACGCAGTTATTAGTTGCGCACACTTTTTATGTgtagtattgttttgttttttgaatcatatattcaaagaaaaaagaaagagagaaaggaaaaaaaaagtcatttccgGCTCGAGGAAAAAGTGGGCGTGTCTTCTACTTTCGCACCTACAATCTGCGTTAAACTAAGGTAGTCATTTTAGCTTCGACGTTTGCCAGTTTTAGAAAAGTTGACTGTTAATTTGGACTCACTTACGCGCAACAGTGCAcggcagtacaaaaaaaaaatcaactaaatTAACATTACGGGTGTTATCCGCTAATTTAGCGAATTAACAACTGCGTGGAATTGGGCGGAAGCTCATTGGATGGGACAATCAACGCCATTAGCTACCCGAAAATCTGCGCCATTgccaaaataacaacaaaaggTGAGAAATTGTACATAAGACAACATTCTTTtaatgtaaacattttttttagtcCTTCCCGTTTTTGAAACGTCAGAGGGCGCTTGTAGCCACATTTGTGCTAGTCGTTCGTTACGGGTGATGCTAATGTAGTTTTACTACCACAAGGCCGCGCGGAACACGAGGAATGTCGCGGAAATTGACTATTGGAAAAAGAACCAAATATGACTGttggacaaaaataaataaacaaaaaatacaccTACTGGCCCGCTTCGTCATAATGTCTATTTATTGCGATATAGCCTCTGTTTCTGTGGCTCAACTTTGTATTTGCATGCAGTCAATGCCTCAATGAAATCAAATGGATTCACTCAGTACAATTCCAAATCTttatttaaattggcaattaccACAGTACTAAACATTTGCCAATATATACAGAGTTGTGCTTATAAGTCTACACAACCAAGCAGAATTTGTGAAATGTGGCATGTTTAGTTTGCTGTATGTATGTAAGTGACATGTTTAGTTTGCTGTAAGTATGACTAATCACTGAACTGGGTTATTTTGTTGCTACTGCCTATCTCAATTATATtgtcaataaataaatgaattggaTAGAAAAcaagctgtggaaaaaaaaaatctgatttttatgtttaattATGCAGCCCCAACTAATGATCTTAATGTAATCCATTTACAGCATGCGAATATATTTTTTCCAGATCATTCATCGCTCTCACAATTGAAAGTGACAAATGATGACGAGTGAGTGAAATTGCAGCAATGTCATCCATCCCTCCAGCACAAGGCTCTGACGTAACAATCTTGATCACAAAAGTTGACTCATATCCCGTTTGTACATTCATAGAATTCTGGGCTAAATTTGGCCTGGCTAGTGCCACAGATTATCAATCTCTGGCGGAAAATATTCAATCTCCTGTAAATATATTTCAGGAGTTTGAAGGAAATCCTGGTGACTTGTGCTTAATTCACATCGATGGTACATGGTATAGATCACGCATAGTCACAAGAAATGGATCCAACTGCCAAGTCTTACTCATTGACAAAGGGATCACATGTAGTACCACCACAAAGTtattggcttggggaaagaaggaGCACTTCCACCTACCACCTGAAGTGGAGCTTTGCGTGCTTGCCAATATATGGCCACACGCTCCAGagaatagatggtctccattcgcCCTCGAATTCATGCAGACTCTTCGAGGCAAGACAGTAAAAGCACATGTGCAAGATGTACTAGTAAAACAAAGAAAGTTTCTTCTGGACATACCATACATAACTGGACAAATGTATGAAATGGGATTAGCAAAGAAACTGGACGCAAGAATGTTCTTGGATTTCGTTCTGTTACCAGATTCTAAAACTGAAGCTGAAAGGTTTCATCAAATGGGTGAAGTTGAGCAACTACACAAGAAAGATCTGTACATGTTTCCAAAGTTGTCCACAGGAGCTGTGGAGACTGTTGTCGTCACCGAAGTGACCAATCCACAGCGTATCTTCTGTCAGTTGAAGATTTTTACTGAAGAGTTGAAGGGACTCTCGGAGCAAATCACACAGCGCTGCAAGGGCAGGATGGTCAGTTGTCCCGTGGGTCCTGAAATGATCGGATTTCCTTGTGCTGCAAGAGCACATGATGGCAATTGGTACCGCTCTCTTCTTCAACAAGTATTTCCAGGAAGCCAACTGGTGGAAGTACTGAACGTTGACTAT
This genomic stretch from Syngnathus scovelli strain Florida chromosome 20, RoL_Ssco_1.2, whole genome shotgun sequence harbors:
- the sf3b6 gene encoding splicing factor 3B subunit 6, with amino-acid sequence MAMQAAKRANIRLPPEVNRILYIRNLPYKITGEEMYDIFGKYGPIRQIRTGNTPESRGTAYVVYEDIFDAKNACDHLSGFNVCNRYLVVLYYNANRAFQKMDTKKKEEQLKLLKEKYGINTDPPK